CCGCCTCGGCTTCATACCGCACGACCGTGCGTTCGGACCGAAACGGCAAAAAACGCCCCGCCCCGATCTCCGTGCCTTTTTGCAGGACGGTCTCGAACTTGTCGCCTTTCGGCAAACTTTGCGCGATCCAGACGTCGACCTTCGGCTCGGCGTCCGCGCGCAGCCGTTCGACGACGACGGCTTCGACGCAATCCGGACGCACGGCCGTCAGCTCCGCGATCGCCTCGCGCCCTCCGCCGTCGCTGACGACGATGCGGTCGCCCGGCTTGAGCCGCATGACGACGCAGATGTGCCGCGCGTCGTCGCCCGTCACCGTCACGAGGCGGTCGCCGAACGCCGTACGGTCGACAAAGTATTTCTGCATGGGGCACATAACTTTATCATACAACGTCGCCAGGCGAAAAGCTACCCGGTCCGATGCAAAACGACACACAAGAGGGGCCCGACGGACCGTACTCGGAAATCCGCGATTTCGAGTTTTCCGGCCCGATCCCGGCCGATCCGAACGGAGCGACCGAACTTTCTTCCATCGCCGCTCGTCTGATCCGGTGAACACGTAAAAGACACGAAAACGGAGGAATGCGGCATGCACCTGCACAAATCGACCACCGCCCGCGCCAGGACGTTCAAGGCGTTCGGCCGGGCGCTGGCCTGCATAGCGGCCGTCGCGGTCGCGACGGCTCCGGAAGCGACCCGCGCGGCGTCTGCCCTGTCGGCCCTGACGACGTCGCCGATCCGCATCGTCGTCGACGGCCGCGAAACGATCAACGACGTCCCCGCGCGGCTGGAAAACGGCAGGGTCCTCGCCCCCGTCCGGGCGCTCGCCGAGGCGCTCGGCGCTGAAGTGCGGTGGGATGCTTCTACCCGGACGGTCTTCGTCACCAACCGGAAGCCGTACGATCCACCGACGGTCTTTCCGCCGGTTTCTCCGCCCGTTTTCCCGTGGGATCCCCCGCAGCAGGCCGGCCGCGATCCAAACGTCGACGCACCTGCATCCGCAACGCCCGAAGCGATCTTGCGGGCTTACTTCCGGACACTGAGCGTCGCTTCCAACCTGCGGCCGGAACAGGCGGGCGCAGCCGGCGGAACCGTCGGCATGGGGACGTCGCCCTATACCGCCGCCTACGAATACTGGACGACGTCCTGGCAAAACAGCCACAGCCTCGAACAGTTCATCTCTTCGTGGGAAGGGTATGCCGGACTGGAGCTGCTTCGACTGTTGCCTGCCGGCGCGCAGGACGGACACCCCCGCTTTTTCGTCGAAATCCGGACGGTAGAAGCCGTCGGCGATCCGCCGCGGTTCGGCGTGTTTTACAAATTCGGTTTTTTCACAATGACGGAAACATCGGCGGGATGGCGCATCGCCGACGGCGCCTTCGAGCCGGAAAACCTGGCCTGGAGGCTCGGCGGCCATCAGCCGTGGCTCGGCGATCCCGTCTCCGTCGCGATCGTCGCCGGTCTGAAACATAGCATCGACGAACCGCCCGGCGAACCGGTCCTGGAAGAGAACGCCGACGGCACGGCAACCGTTTGGTTCGTTGGACGCGACGGCCGCGACGCGGGCGCCGTCCGGCTCGTCCGGCGCGAAGACGGCATCTGGACCGTGCTCGAAACGTTTTTCGTCAACCCTGCCAAACCGACATCAGCGAGCGGAACCAGTCGATAACCTCCGTGTTCCAGTCGAAAAGCCGGCCAATCACCAGCCGGTTGAGCGGCGGAATGAACACGAGCAGAAGAAAAACGAACACGCCCCATTGTTCGTATTGCGACAGGCGCGCCCGCACATGGCGCGGCACGACGTCCTCGACGATGCGGTATCCGTCAAGCGGTGGAAAAGGAAGAAGGTTGAAGAAAAACAAAAAACCATTCAAACCAATGAAATACATCAAAAACGTATGGACCGCCGCCTGCGCCAGCCTCGGCGCCTGCTCCAGCGCTGCGGTCGACAGCAACACCGTCTCCGCCGCGACGCCGACGAACGCCAAGAGGAGGTTGCTGAGCGGACCGGCCGCCGACACGACGACGCCCATCAGCCGCGGATACCGGAACTTCGAGCGCATGACGGGCACCGGCTTCGCCCAGCCGAACCCGGCGATCAACAAGAGGATCGTGCCCAGCACGTCGAAATGCGCCAGCGGGTTGAGCGTCACCCGTCCCTGCCGGTAAGCCGTGTCGTCGCCGAACCGGTAGGCCAGGTACGCATGAGCGAACTCGTGCAGCGTGAACGCGATCGCGAAGACGAGCAACACGAACGGCAAATGCTCGAACGGAAACGGCAGCCAGCGGCTGATGTAATCCATACGTCCGGTTCCCCTCCACTTGCGGACGGCCGGGAAGGATCCCGGCCATTATCTATAAAAAATATTCCTTCTGTTGCCTGTCGCCTCGACTCGTGCTTATGACGGCGCCGCATTCTGTCGGCCGGCCTGCGTCGCGGGCGCGGACGTTCCCCGTTTTTCCGCAACAGGCTTTTCCGTGACGAGCGCGACCCATCCGTCCAATTCTTCCGACTGCACCAGGCGGAACCCGACGCGCTCCAGCGCGGCCGCCGTCTCGTCCGCCTTCGCGGCGATGACGCCCGACGCGATGAAATATCCGCCTCCCGCAAGCGCCCGGTATGCCTGCGGGGCCAGCCGCACGACCAGCTCCGCCAGCAGGTTGGCGACGATGCCTTGTACGGGCGGTTTTACCGGCAGCCGATCGGCATCTTCGCCCCCTTCGATGATAGATAAGAGATCGCTTTCCAGAACGAACACACGGCCGTCCAGCCCGTTCAGGCGCACGTTGGCCGCCGCGCTCGCCGTCGCGACCGGATCGCAGTCAAGGGCCAGCACCCGCGCCGCGCCGAGTTTCGCCGCCGCCACGGCCAGCACGCCCGAACCGGTGCCGACGTCGATGACATGATCGCCGGGAACGACCCGCCGCTCCATTGCCCGCAAACACAGCTGCGTCGTCGCGTGCGTCCCCGTGCCGAACGCCATGCCGGGATCGAGCTCAATCACGATCTCGCCGGGCTCAGAGGAGTATGTTTCCCAAGTCGGTTTCACCGTCAGCCGCTCCGATACCCGCACCGGACGGAAATACCGTTTCCACGCCTCCGCCCAATCTTCCTCATCGACTATCCTTGCCGACACCGAAGCCGCGCCCGCGTCGAGCCCCGTTTCAGTCGGAAGCCTCTGAAGAAAATCGCGCACGTCCGCAACGAGAGCCTCCGCCGTCTGTCCCTCCGCATGTTCTGGAAAATAGGCGCGGATTACCGATTCGCCTTCCCACAGGTCGGCCGGAAGTTCCCGCTCCGCCCACTCACCTGCCGTTGCGTTACGTTTGCGATACAACGATGCGGATTCTTCCGCCACACCGGCGGCTCCGCGTTCGCCTAGCCAGTGTACGACCGCCTCGGCGGCTTCTTCGGAAGTTCGAATCGCAAGTTCAAGCCATTTCAAGAAAATGATTCCTCCTCGGCAAAACGACTGCACATCAGCAGCGTGCACGCGATCGCCGTCGGCCTGACCGCGGAGGCGACCGCTCTTTCGATCCAATCGGCGCCGAAGCGAAAGCACAATGCGTGGCTAGCGGAAAATCATTTCCATTGTACACGACTTGGGCGGGCTTATCAAAGGTTGTTTTTAAGCGGGTGGAAAGCAGGTTGCGGGGGAGAGTCTGGGAAAACATTGCAATGAAGAAAAATTTTTTCCCACTCTCGTGCGAATCAAAACAAGGACATCCTGCAAACCCGCTGCTGGCCAGTGATTGCGTCCCCTCTTGCACGGGTCAAAACCGATGAGGCGGATACGCTCATTCGTGATTTGCTCGCGAGTTTCCGTCCCCTCTTGCACGGGTCAAAACCGTCTTCTTCGGGAAATTCTGAGCGGAGAAGATCCCGGTTTCCGTCCCCTCTTGCACGGGTCAAAACGCGAAGTCGAAGGGCTGCCGGATCCGCAGCCCGGGACGTTTCCGTCCCCTCTTGCACGGGTCAAAACTAGCGAAACTTCGTCGGGCGAACTTTCGGACGGATTGTTTCCGTCCCCTCTTGCACGGGTCAAAACTTCGACGCTTTCCTGTGGCTGTTGTTCGGAAAGGACTGTTTCCGTCCCCTCTTGCACGGGTCAAAACCGCAACACTTCTGGCAGACCTGTGCCTGGAGCAGGGGTTTCCGTCCCCTCTTGCACGGGTCAAAACCGCAACACTTCTGGCAGACCTGTGCCTGGAGCAGGGGTTTCCGTCCCCTCTTGCACGGGTCAAAACATTGAAGGAACGGGTGATATTGAATATTTGCATTATTATGTTTCCGTCCCCTCTTGCACGGGTCAAAACCCCAGCGAAAATGCTGTTCCGACCGGCATTCTCGCCGCTCCTCCCGCATGTCGTCGATCGCTCACACGACACAAACCCCCGGGGATCGACGACAACAACCAAAACAACAGCACGCCCAACGCCGCAAAACCCTCATTCGAAAGCACGACATTGGAATACAATACCACACCCTTCCACACCATTTCTTTCGACAGACAACAGCCGTTTTCCTCCTGAACGCCCGGCCCAACCGGAAAAATTTTCGGCTCCTTCACCGCACCAAACCCAACGACCAGCCTGCCGACCCCACCCACCTAACCCTCACCCCCACCGAGCCCACGAGAAAAACCGCCCCGTTTGGGCGGCTTTTCCCGGGTCCGACCATTTTCCCATCAGCCTCTGCCGTCACCTTACCGATACAGCGTCACCCGGCCGACACGCCGCACCCGGCCGACACGCCGTCACCCGACCGACATATCCTTACCCGACGGTCCGCTCCCGAACCCCGTCTCCGTTTGCGACGCCGCCGGGACGACCTGCACCCGCGCGCCATTTCGCGTACAGCTTGCGCAAATACCGGTCGAGTCCGTAGCGCCCCGCGTTGGCGCCCGCGACGAGCACCAGCGCGCCGATCAGCACGAACCACGGGTTGGTCGATACCGTGCCGGCGAACAGGAACATGAAGTTCATCAGCAGCCCGAAAAACGCCGCCGCCGTCGTCAGCCCGCCGACGATGAGCCCGATGCCGACGAGCACTTCCCCGTACGGAACGAGAATGTTGATCAGGTCGACGTTCGGCAGCGCGATATGTTTCAGAAATGCGGTGTACGTCGGATAGATGATTTCGCCGGTCGCCCGGTCGGTCACCGGATTGTCGATCGCCCGTTTGATGAACCCCGTTGCGTCGAACGGCTCGCTGCCCGCGATTTTATGCCAGCCCGCCTCCAGCCAGAGCCAGCCGAGATAAATGCGAAGTAAGGCGGCCACGATTGCGGCCCGGTAATCGTTTCTCCACCATGTCATCAACATGGTCCTCATCCCCTTGTCGAGAGGTTGTTCTTTTTTTCACTTTCATTCTACATCCAAAGTGAATAAATTCACAAGCATCTTTACTCGACTTTCACGAAACCGCCGCAACTTTTTGAACAATCCGTGTCGTCCGACCGACGCCCTGCAGGAGAACGCCGCCCGCTTCGAAAATCCCTGAAAACGAGCGCCGTCATTCTACCTTCGGCGGCACACCGTCCCCACAACCACCGATCGTTTTCACCCGCGCCCGAAACGCTGCGTAATCCTCCGGCGTGTTCAGGTTGAGAAAACACGCCTTTTCCTCGTCCGAAGCGTCGACGACGATCGTCCGCAGCGCTTCGAGCCAGGCTGACATCCGCCGTTCCCCGCATTCGAGCAGCCGCTCCGCCTCACGATAACAACGCCGGCGATACAGCGCGAAAAACGGCTGCCCGCCGCAGACGACCGCGTCCGCCGTCTCCGGCGCTCCGGCCGCA
The window above is part of the Candidatus Reconcilbacillus cellulovorans genome. Proteins encoded here:
- a CDS encoding Crp/Fnr family transcriptional regulator, with product MLMTWWRNDYRAAIVAALLRIYLGWLWLEAGWHKIAGSEPFDATGFIKRAIDNPVTDRATGEIIYPTYTAFLKHIALPNVDLINILVPYGEVLVGIGLIVGGLTTAAAFFGLLMNFMFLFAGTVSTNPWFVLIGALVLVAGANAGRYGLDRYLRKLYAKWRAGAGRPGGVANGDGVRERTVG
- a CDS encoding ribosomal protein L11 methyltransferase — encoded protein: MLSLRRRLDRKSGRLRGQADGDRVHAADVQSFCRGGIIFLKWLELAIRTSEEAAEAVVHWLGERGAAGVAEESASLYRKRNATAGEWAERELPADLWEGESVIRAYFPEHAEGQTAEALVADVRDFLQRLPTETGLDAGAASVSARIVDEEDWAEAWKRYFRPVRVSERLTVKPTWETYSSEPGEIVIELDPGMAFGTGTHATTQLCLRAMERRVVPGDHVIDVGTGSGVLAVAAAKLGAARVLALDCDPVATASAAANVRLNGLDGRVFVLESDLLSIIEGGEDADRLPVKPPVQGIVANLLAELVVRLAPQAYRALAGGGYFIASGVIAAKADETAAALERVGFRLVQSEELDGWVALVTEKPVAEKRGTSAPATQAGRQNAAPS
- a CDS encoding site-2 protease family protein; the encoded protein is MDYISRWLPFPFEHLPFVLLVFAIAFTLHEFAHAYLAYRFGDDTAYRQGRVTLNPLAHFDVLGTILLLIAGFGWAKPVPVMRSKFRYPRLMGVVVSAAGPLSNLLLAFVGVAAETVLLSTAALEQAPRLAQAAVHTFLMYFIGLNGFLFFFNLLPFPPLDGYRIVEDVVPRHVRARLSQYEQWGVFVFLLLVFIPPLNRLVIGRLFDWNTEVIDWFRSLMSVWQG